From a region of the Haematobia irritans isolate KBUSLIRL chromosome 4, ASM5000362v1, whole genome shotgun sequence genome:
- the LOC142233411 gene encoding queuine tRNA-ribosyltransferase accessory subunit 2 yields MKFVVEQLSKNSGRLGQLVQQESGIQFKTPILLQTTKGGSIPYLSRDVFDSVTNEYQILQMSLSTMDHMKEALSLYGGKGLSEYVGFKDYPTVLTIRDPCEQMPSGSNDKDMVPLFTRRGKETLTPKKYIELVETFNPDIYQGLNDADTNFESAKKRIQKSVDRTDSFMKFCYDQREESEVLKKSCMFAPIAGGYNTFNRSQSIKHAIEFGSGKYGGFIFEGFHNYGLTASDVTSEQILPIMIHCMKELSDEVTNKPIMLPGAFTPLVMLELIRLGVDMFDTSYAYCAAVNFKALSFTFDGNLDKDCGNVTETPFIDVTDECLKEEFTPLLKDCTCVTCQKHTRAYIHHLYKTSELLGPILLMIHNLHHFMEFFKRIHGCISNDSLESLIKLLRYQGGDTFIEYRIIANTKVISRAGLGKGFADSKSS; encoded by the exons ATGAAGTTTGTTGTGGAACAATTGAGTAAAAATTCGGGACGATTGGGTCAATTGGTGCAACAGGAATCAGGGATTCAATTCAAAACGCCCATATTGCTGCAAACAACAAAG GGAGGAAGTATACCATATCTTTCACGAGATGTGTTCGATAGTGTTACAAATGAATATCAAATATTACAAATGTCTTTGTCTACCATGGATCACATGAAAGAGGCTTTGTCGCTCTATGGCGGCAAAGGTCTAAGTGAATATGTAGGATTTAAAGATTATCCGACTGTGTTGACAATACGTGACCCTTGCGAGCAAATGCCAAGTGGTTCGAATGACAAAGACATGGTGCCGCTTTTCACACGGCGTGGCAAAGAAACATTAACACCTAAAAAGTATATAGAACTAGTGGAGACCTTCAACCCCGATATCTATCAAGGTCTTAATGATGCCGATACAAATTTCGAAAGTGccaaaaaaagaatacaaaaatctGTTGACCGTACCGATAGTTTTATGAAGTTCTGTTACGATCAACGTGAGGAATCGGAAGTGTTGAAGAAGTCTTGTATGTTCGCTCCCATTGCTGGAGGGTACAATACTTTTAATCGTTCCCAATCCATAAAACATGCCATTGAATTCGGCTCGGGAAAATATGGCGGTTTTATCTTTGAAGGTTTTCATAATTATGGTCTAACTGCAAGTGACGTTACTTCTGAGCAAATTTTACCCATTATGATTCATTGCATGAAGGAATTAAGTGATGAAGTGACAAATAAACCAATTATGCTGCCAGGGGCATTTACACCTTTAGTAATGTTGGAATTGATACGATTGGGTGTAGATATGTTCGATACATCGTATGCTTATTGTGCGGCAGTGAATTTTAAGGCTCTTTCATTTACGTTTGATGGGAATTTAGACAAGGACTGTGGCAATGTTACCGAAACGCCTTTTATTGATGTAACCGATGAGTG TCTTAAAGAAGAATTTACACCATTGCTGAAAGATTGTACGTGTGTAACGTGTCAAAAACATACTAGAGCCTATATACATCATCTGTATAAAACATCTGAATTATTGGGTCCAATTCTTCTAATGAT TCACAATTTACATCACTTTATGGAGTTTTTCAAAAGAATACACGGATGTATTTCCAATGATTCCTTGGAGTCGTTAATAAAACTACTACGTTACCAAGGAGGCGATACATTTATTGAATATCGTATAATAGCAAATACTAAAGTAATTAGTAGAGCTGGCTTGGGTAAGGGGTTTGCTGATAGCAAATCCTCATAG
- the LOC142233412 gene encoding GDP-D-glucose phosphorylase 1, whose amino-acid sequence MTHSNRFKIPLYELKQKWQQLQKVPKVFAYSLNVSDSKYLPGKYGFYAELNPERTALRRPPQTILSLDPPFDEEQFNFKKINPQECLLTLPYTDNVNISLIINKSPLTKYHTLICPNVSEGLPQRITLQALTFCMEFLMSLLDDGEMNFRIGYNSPGALASVNHLHLHLMFIDKNLYIDDVKLRSLIDDGIYRFDETMPTEAICFQINPVDTEAMKTKKLENLNQFIQWLCTNNIPHNIFMTPDRIRIKEKNLKIFVFARKEYCVIKDLTTYNIGFCELAGYMPVGSREIFEQLNETDIVQRINNETGDVLSKIYSYFSKNI is encoded by the exons ATGACCCATTCAAATCGTTTCAAAATACCATTGTATGAATTAAAACAGAAATGGCAACAGCTACAGAAGGTTCCCAAAGTATTTGCATACAGTTTGAACGTCAGCGATAGTAAATATCTTCCAGGAAAATATGGATTTTATGCCGAG TTAAATCCCGAAAGAACAGCTCTCAGGAGGCCACCTCaaacaattctatcccttgatcctCCTTTCGATGAAGAgcaattcaattttaaaaaaatcaatccaCAGGAATGTTTACTGACACTGCCCTACACGGATAACGTGAACATttcattaattataaataaaagtcCGTTAACAAAATATCACACCCTTATCTGTCCAAATGTATCTGAAGGATTACCCCAACGAATTACTTTACAAGCACTCACGTTTTGTATGGAATTTCTTATGTCATTGTTGGACGATGGTGAAATGAATTTTCGCATTGGCTACAATAGTCCTGGAGCATTAGCTTCCGTAAACCATTTGCACTTGCATTTAATGTTTATCGACAAGAATTTGTATATAGATGATGTG AAACTAAGATCTCTCATTGATGATGGTATCTATCGTTTTGATGAAACCATGCCCACCGaagcaatatgctttcaaatcaACCCTGTAGATACAGAGGCgatgaaaaccaaaaaattggaaaatttaaatcaattcaTACAATGGTTGTGTACAAATAACATACCTCACAATATATTCATGACCCCGGACCGAATTcgcataaaagaaaaaaatttgaaaatatttgtatttgcgCGTAAAGAATACTGTGTTATAAAGGATCTGACTACCTATAACATTGGATTTTGTGAATTGGCAGGCTATATGCCAGTTGGAA GTCGAGAAATTTTCGAGCAATTAAATGAAACAGATATCGTACAAAGAATTAATAATGAAACGGGTgatgttttaagtaaaatttattcctactttagtaaaaatatttaa